A single region of the Deinococcus radiopugnans ATCC 19172 genome encodes:
- a CDS encoding septal ring lytic transglycosylase RlpA family protein — translation MSLGAAGASSAVFQSGSAVFYGGRAAQGTVMTAAHRSLPFGTWVRVTHSGTGRSVDVMVNDRGPFGNSRRIIDLSRSAAASLGILAQGVAPVTLRILSRP, via the coding sequence ATGAGCCTTGGCGCAGCCGGTGCGTCGTCGGCCGTCTTCCAGAGCGGCTCGGCGGTGTTCTACGGCGGGCGGGCCGCGCAGGGCACGGTCATGACCGCCGCGCACCGCAGCCTGCCGTTCGGCACCTGGGTCCGCGTCACGCACAGCGGCACGGGCCGCAGCGTGGACGTGATGGTCAATGACCGGGGACCGTTCGGCAATTCGCGGCGGATCATCGACCTGTCGCGGTCCGCCGCCGCGTCGCTGGGCATCCTGGCCCAGGGCGTGGCTCCGGTGACCCTGAGGATTCTGTCCAGACCCTGA
- the sucC gene encoding ADP-forming succinate--CoA ligase subunit beta: MKLHEYQGKEILRQFGVNVQEGRTATTPDEVRQIARDYGDAVVVKAQVHVGGRGKAGGVKFSPTPDKAYENGEKILGMDIKGLTVNKVLVTKAVDIDAGTEYYIGMIVDRNVQSFTLMASAEGGVDIEEVAAETPEKIVHYRVDPITGLRPYEARAVAIQAGFKGNLNKIADMMVKLSQAALERDAVLVEINPLFVDASGTPLALDTKFEIDDNAMYRHKDLADWRELEAEHPLEIEASKYGFAYVKLDDGNVGVLGNGAGIVMTSLDVVNRAGAKPANFLDIGGGAKAEIVYNAVKLVSKDTDVKAIFINIFGGITRADEVAKGVIQALQDGILTKPVRMRIAGTAEEEAKALLAEVNSPLIQMYPNMFDAAAEAAKEANAGEANK; this comes from the coding sequence GTGAAGCTTCACGAATATCAGGGCAAGGAAATTCTGCGCCAGTTCGGCGTCAATGTGCAGGAAGGCCGCACCGCGACCACCCCCGACGAGGTGCGTCAGATCGCGCGCGATTACGGCGACGCCGTGGTCGTCAAGGCCCAGGTGCACGTCGGCGGGCGCGGCAAGGCGGGCGGCGTCAAGTTCAGCCCCACCCCCGACAAGGCCTACGAGAACGGCGAGAAGATCCTGGGCATGGACATCAAGGGCCTGACCGTCAACAAGGTGCTGGTCACGAAAGCCGTGGACATCGACGCGGGCACCGAGTACTACATCGGCATGATCGTGGACCGCAACGTCCAGAGCTTCACCCTGATGGCCTCCGCCGAGGGCGGCGTGGACATCGAGGAAGTGGCCGCCGAGACCCCCGAGAAGATCGTGCACTACCGCGTCGATCCGATCACGGGCCTACGCCCCTACGAGGCCCGTGCGGTGGCCATCCAGGCCGGCTTCAAGGGCAACCTGAACAAGATTGCCGACATGATGGTCAAGCTCAGCCAGGCCGCGCTGGAGCGCGACGCCGTACTGGTGGAGATCAACCCGCTGTTCGTGGACGCCTCGGGCACCCCGCTGGCGCTGGACACCAAGTTCGAGATTGACGACAACGCCATGTACCGCCACAAGGATCTGGCCGACTGGCGCGAGCTGGAAGCCGAGCACCCCCTGGAAATCGAGGCCAGCAAGTACGGCTTCGCCTACGTCAAGCTCGACGACGGCAACGTGGGCGTGCTGGGCAACGGCGCAGGCATCGTGATGACCTCGCTGGACGTGGTCAACCGCGCCGGGGCCAAGCCCGCCAACTTCCTGGACATCGGCGGTGGGGCCAAGGCCGAGATCGTTTACAACGCGGTCAAGCTGGTCAGCAAGGACACCGACGTCAAGGCCATCTTCATCAACATCTTCGGCGGCATCACCCGCGCCGATGAAGTCGCCAAGGGCGTGATTCAGGCGTTGCAGGACGGCATCCTGACCAAGCCCGTCCGTATGCGTATCGCCGGCACGGCGGAAGAGGAAGCCAAGGCGCTGCTGGCGGAAGTCAACAGCCCCCTGATCCAGATGTACCCCAACATGTTCGACGCCGCCGCCGAAGCGGCCAAAGAAGCCAACGCAGGGGAGGCGAATAAGTAA
- the sucD gene encoding succinate--CoA ligase subunit alpha, which yields MGILVGKDSKVIVQGMTGREGASHSRAMKDFGTQVVAGVTPGKGGTDFEGWPVYNSVAEAKEATGANVSIIFVPPAGAADAVLEAAHAGMPLIVLITEGVPTVDMMKAVQEVKALDAQSRENGGEGVRLIGGNCPGLVTNGEAKVGIMPNKIYTQPGRIGLISRSGTLTYEAAKLLNDAGMGTSTTVGIGGDPVIGTTFADVLPMFEADDGTDAIVVIGEIGGADEEAAAEYIKNNMKKPVVAFISGRSAPAGKRMGHAGAIIMGNVGTPESKLAAFKDANVPVADTMPEIIDLVKAALNK from the coding sequence ATGGGCATTCTCGTAGGCAAAGACAGCAAGGTGATCGTCCAGGGCATGACCGGACGTGAAGGCGCGAGCCACAGCCGCGCCATGAAGGACTTCGGCACCCAGGTCGTCGCGGGCGTGACCCCCGGCAAGGGCGGCACCGACTTCGAGGGCTGGCCGGTGTACAACTCGGTGGCCGAGGCCAAGGAAGCAACGGGCGCCAATGTGTCCATCATCTTCGTGCCGCCCGCCGGGGCCGCCGACGCCGTGCTGGAAGCGGCCCACGCCGGCATGCCCCTGATCGTGCTGATCACCGAGGGCGTGCCCACGGTGGACATGATGAAGGCCGTGCAGGAAGTCAAGGCGCTGGATGCCCAGAGCCGCGAAAACGGCGGCGAGGGTGTGCGCCTGATCGGCGGCAACTGCCCCGGTCTGGTGACCAACGGGGAAGCCAAGGTGGGCATCATGCCCAACAAGATCTACACCCAGCCCGGCCGCATCGGCCTGATCAGCCGCAGCGGCACGCTGACCTACGAGGCGGCCAAGCTGCTGAACGACGCCGGCATGGGCACCTCCACCACCGTGGGCATCGGCGGCGATCCCGTGATCGGCACCACCTTCGCCGACGTGCTGCCCATGTTCGAGGCCGACGACGGCACCGACGCCATCGTGGTCATCGGTGAAATCGGCGGCGCGGACGAGGAAGCGGCGGCCGAGTACATCAAGAACAACATGAAGAAGCCTGTCGTGGCTTTCATCAGCGGACGTAGCGCCCCGGCCGGCAAGCGCATGGGCCACGCCGGCGCCATCATCATGGGCAACGTCGGCACCCCCGAGAGCAAGCTGGCCGCCTTCAAGGACGCCAATGTGCCGGTGGCCGACACCATGCCCGAGATCATCGATCTGGTCAAGGCGGCGCTGAACAAGTAA
- a CDS encoding M24 family metallopeptidase, giving the protein MSQLQQLRAAMNDAGVDALWVSHPANVRALTGFTSPEDGKVLVTPDAATLYTDARYTVQAREESRVPQHIARPPETFQHASGDLKGKRVGFEADNLTVAGLEDLKTHWPEAELVPLRGVIQGLRQLKTPDEIGAIRAAQALADRVFNDVRPLIVAGARELDIALEIEMRLRKAGATNAFDVIVASGPRGAMPHGHASERVIQDGELVTVDMGARLNGYNSDMTRTVAVGQPSDEMRRVYNAVLEAEEAAVKAVKPGVRAADLDKMARDILTGHGLGEAFAHSLGHGVGLEVHEGPGLRGTSEDVLQAGMVITIEPGAYLPDVGGVRIEDLLLVTEDGYEVLSHAPKEPV; this is encoded by the coding sequence ATGAGCCAACTGCAACAGTTGAGAGCCGCAATGAACGACGCGGGCGTGGACGCCCTGTGGGTCAGTCACCCTGCCAATGTGCGGGCGCTGACCGGCTTCACGTCCCCCGAGGACGGCAAGGTGCTGGTGACGCCGGACGCCGCCACCCTGTACACCGACGCCCGTTACACCGTCCAGGCCCGTGAGGAATCGCGGGTGCCGCAGCACATCGCCCGTCCGCCGGAAACCTTCCAGCACGCCTCCGGTGATCTGAAGGGCAAGCGGGTGGGCTTCGAGGCCGACAACCTGACCGTGGCGGGCCTGGAAGACCTGAAGACACACTGGCCGGAGGCCGAACTGGTGCCTCTGCGCGGCGTGATTCAGGGGCTGCGGCAGCTCAAGACCCCCGATGAGATTGGGGCGATCCGGGCCGCGCAGGCTCTGGCGGATCGGGTGTTCAACGACGTGAGGCCCCTGATCGTTGCCGGGGCGCGGGAACTGGACATCGCGCTGGAGATCGAGATGCGGCTGCGAAAGGCCGGGGCCACGAACGCCTTCGACGTGATCGTGGCGAGCGGGCCGCGCGGAGCCATGCCGCACGGCCACGCCTCGGAACGCGTCATCCAGGACGGCGAACTGGTCACCGTGGATATGGGCGCGCGCCTGAACGGGTACAACAGCGACATGACCCGCACGGTGGCGGTGGGCCAGCCCTCGGACGAGATGCGGCGGGTGTACAACGCGGTGCTGGAAGCCGAGGAAGCGGCCGTGAAGGCGGTCAAACCGGGCGTGCGCGCCGCTGATCTGGACAAGATGGCGCGTGACATCCTGACTGGGCACGGGCTGGGCGAGGCCTTCGCGCACTCGCTGGGCCACGGCGTCGGCCTGGAGGTTCACGAGGGGCCAGGGCTGCGCGGCACCAGCGAGGACGTGCTGCAGGCAGGCATGGTCATCACCATCGAGCCGGGGGCGTACCTGCCAGACGTGGGCGGCGTGCGGATCGAGGATCTGCTGCTGGTCACCGAGGACGGGTACGAGGTGCTGAGCCACGCCCCCAAGGAGCCGGTTTGA
- the hisS gene encoding histidine--tRNA ligase, with the protein MAITRPKGTNDLLPPGSPKLSPLISAGAHAWLTEKARHVLERAGAQRIETPIFEEAELVKRGVGDSTDIVRKEMFTVYYFGDHGGFILRPEGTAAIVRAYLQNGLKQLPAPLKLWTSGPIFRAENVQKGRYRQFHQVDYEVLGSSDPLVDAEAIALMVDVVRELGLKEVRVKLGSIGDPADREAYNVYLRGLFTSHADRLSDDSKDRLTRNPMRILDSKSEGDQQLLAELAVKPMLDFLGDEARAHFEAVQGYLQAWGVPYTLDPSIVRGLDYYRRTAWELHHEGVGAKSALGGGGRYDGLAEILGGPPTPGIGWAFGVERLLLALDAEGVTLPQGEGPLLYVVALDEENVPHAARLAFAARAVARAEFAYRAMKPGGAFKDAERRGVRWIALLGSQEVENGTLSLKNLHSGEQRVIGVSELAAFLEASSLTPPSPQESP; encoded by the coding sequence ATGGCGATTACCCGCCCCAAGGGGACCAACGATCTGCTGCCACCGGGCAGTCCCAAACTCTCACCGCTGATCAGCGCAGGCGCGCATGCCTGGCTCACCGAAAAGGCCCGGCACGTGCTGGAGCGCGCCGGGGCGCAGCGCATCGAAACCCCGATCTTCGAGGAGGCCGAACTCGTCAAACGCGGCGTGGGCGACAGCACCGACATCGTCCGCAAGGAGATGTTCACCGTGTATTACTTCGGGGATCACGGCGGCTTCATCTTGCGGCCGGAGGGCACGGCAGCCATCGTGCGGGCGTACCTTCAGAACGGCCTCAAGCAGTTGCCCGCGCCGCTGAAGCTGTGGACCAGTGGGCCGATCTTCCGTGCCGAGAATGTGCAGAAGGGCCGCTACCGCCAGTTTCATCAGGTGGATTACGAGGTGCTGGGCAGCAGCGATCCCCTGGTGGACGCCGAGGCGATTGCCCTGATGGTGGACGTGGTGCGCGAACTGGGCCTGAAGGAAGTGCGCGTCAAGCTGGGCAGCATCGGCGACCCGGCGGATCGGGAGGCCTACAACGTCTACCTGCGCGGGCTGTTTACCTCGCACGCAGACCGCCTCTCGGACGACTCCAAAGACCGCCTGACCCGCAACCCCATGCGAATTCTCGACAGCAAGAGCGAGGGCGACCAGCAGTTGCTCGCCGAGTTGGCCGTGAAGCCCATGCTCGATTTCCTGGGTGACGAGGCGCGGGCGCACTTCGAAGCGGTTCAGGGGTACCTGCAAGCCTGGGGCGTGCCGTATACCCTGGATCCCAGCATCGTGCGCGGACTGGACTACTACCGACGCACCGCCTGGGAACTGCACCATGAGGGCGTGGGCGCGAAATCCGCGCTGGGCGGGGGCGGACGCTACGACGGGCTGGCCGAGATTCTGGGCGGGCCACCCACGCCGGGCATCGGCTGGGCCTTCGGCGTCGAGCGGCTGCTGCTGGCGCTGGACGCCGAAGGGGTCACGTTGCCGCAGGGTGAAGGACCGCTGCTCTATGTCGTCGCGCTGGATGAGGAGAACGTGCCCCACGCGGCGAGGCTTGCGTTTGCGGCCCGCGCCGTGGCCCGCGCCGAGTTCGCCTACCGCGCCATGAAACCGGGCGGCGCCTTCAAGGACGCCGAACGCCGGGGCGTGCGCTGGATCGCGCTGCTGGGGTCCCAGGAGGTCGAGAACGGCACGCTCAGCCTCAAGAACCTGCACAGCGGCGAGCAGCGCGTGATCGGGGTTTCCGAACTGGCGGCCTTCCTCGAAGCTTCTTCCCTCACGCCCCCCTCTCCACAGGAGTCCCCATGA
- a CDS encoding IPT/TIG domain-containing protein → MTVTPVLIKVSEAAPRGESVTIQGRYLGGPTTGQVRLGADESGKGGYVFPTSAIQSWTDSQIVLTIPSDAPVGGSWLFVEVAGKQSTGLPYSVRQ, encoded by the coding sequence GTGACGGTGACTCCGGTGCTGATCAAGGTTTCCGAAGCCGCTCCGCGCGGCGAGTCGGTGACCATCCAGGGCCGCTACCTCGGCGGCCCCACCACCGGACAGGTTCGCCTGGGGGCCGACGAATCCGGCAAAGGGGGCTATGTCTTCCCGACCTCGGCCATTCAGTCCTGGACCGACAGCCAGATCGTCCTGACCATTCCCAGCGACGCGCCCGTCGGCGGCAGCTGGCTGTTCGTGGAAGTCGCGGGCAAGCAGTCCACCGGGCTGCCCTACAGCGTCCGCCAGTAG
- a CDS encoding tyrosine-type recombinase/integrase: MSETLERYLGDRLAHARALAGLSDEALRVKAVTAARDKDAALLWELTLASLISETSAGVRLSPHTLRAYKKGSEVLVEHATNNAWNLLHPGQRQPGLYVASLMSLGLKPATVQARIAAASALYRALRWAGATDSDPFTDVKRPRDATRGVVKNPPYRADFVQAMLAEADAQEQVLLLLLTHAGLRIAEALAVDWSHVDLHRKRLLVAHGKGDKARVVPLSARLREALGNLQAETTGTGRLLTLQAYSSAYERLQKLALKCGREHDFRGFHAGRKYAGTKLYAVVKDFTRVASFLGHEQVDTTRRYVELPEDDLESVVEDFQ, encoded by the coding sequence ATGTCGGAAACCCTGGAACGTTACCTTGGTGATCGTTTGGCCCATGCCCGTGCGCTTGCCGGACTCAGTGACGAAGCCCTGCGGGTCAAGGCGGTCACGGCAGCCCGGGATAAGGACGCCGCGTTGCTCTGGGAGCTGACGCTCGCGTCACTGATCAGCGAAACCAGTGCGGGCGTGCGACTCAGTCCCCATACCTTGCGTGCCTACAAAAAAGGCTCCGAGGTGCTCGTTGAGCACGCAACGAACAATGCCTGGAACCTGTTGCATCCTGGGCAGCGTCAACCGGGTCTATATGTGGCGTCTCTGATGTCACTGGGGCTGAAGCCAGCAACGGTGCAGGCGCGGATCGCGGCGGCCAGCGCGTTGTACCGGGCTTTGCGCTGGGCTGGCGCAACGGACTCGGATCCTTTTACAGACGTCAAACGCCCCAGGGATGCCACGCGCGGAGTGGTTAAAAATCCACCGTACCGCGCCGACTTCGTGCAGGCGATGCTGGCCGAGGCGGATGCTCAGGAACAGGTGTTGCTGCTGCTGCTCACCCACGCAGGCTTGAGAATTGCGGAAGCTCTGGCTGTTGATTGGTCTCATGTTGATCTGCACCGAAAACGGCTGCTCGTAGCCCACGGGAAGGGTGATAAGGCTCGGGTGGTGCCGTTGAGTGCGCGTCTGCGGGAGGCTCTGGGTAATTTGCAGGCCGAAACGACAGGAACTGGGCGTCTCCTCACTCTTCAGGCGTATTCGAGTGCCTATGAACGATTGCAAAAGCTGGCGCTGAAATGCGGGCGGGAGCATGATTTCAGGGGATTTCATGCCGGGCGCAAATATGCTGGGACGAAACTTTACGCAGTCGTTAAAGATTTCACTCGTGTCGCCAGCTTCCTGGGACATGAACAGGTAGATACCACCCGGCGATATGTCGAGTTGCCTGAAGACGACTTGGAATCTGTGGTCGAGGACTTTCAGTAA
- a CDS encoding diacylglycerol/lipid kinase family protein → MTGQTSPPGPPSTPRVLVVFNPKSGKGDSDLPEFVRLLRAGGAEVVQRELSRDTPLEEQVSDLGAFDSLVAAGGDGTVSSLAYAIRDSGVPLLAFPAGTANLIAQNLDLPTTAPELAALVLAGHTITVDLGEIEVRGQKNGFAMLAGAGADAAMIRDSEELKEQFGVMAYVLSAMKQLNPKKTTFTLTLDGETREFEGIGVMAANFGMANYRMPITTDIDPADGQFTVVLLKAGNLLRLIPNLIDSVRAKLNLGDPLFSGNLETVYAREVTVDAADAFPLQYDGELMVETTPFTARILPGAARFITAAREEEVET, encoded by the coding sequence ATGACAGGTCAAACCTCCCCCCCCGGCCCCCCCAGCACCCCACGCGTTCTGGTCGTCTTCAACCCCAAGAGCGGCAAGGGCGACAGCGATCTGCCGGAATTCGTGCGCCTGCTGCGGGCCGGCGGGGCCGAGGTGGTGCAGCGCGAACTGAGCCGCGACACGCCGCTGGAAGAACAGGTCAGTGACCTGGGGGCCTTCGACAGCCTGGTCGCGGCGGGCGGTGACGGCACGGTCAGCAGCCTGGCCTACGCCATCCGCGACTCGGGCGTGCCGCTGCTGGCCTTTCCCGCCGGCACCGCCAACCTGATCGCGCAGAATCTGGACCTGCCCACCACGGCGCCGGAACTGGCTGCCCTGGTGCTGGCCGGACACACCATCACCGTCGATCTGGGAGAGATTGAGGTGAGGGGCCAGAAGAACGGGTTTGCCATGCTGGCCGGTGCGGGGGCGGACGCCGCCATGATCCGGGACAGCGAGGAACTCAAGGAGCAGTTCGGCGTGATGGCCTACGTCCTGAGCGCGATGAAGCAGCTCAACCCGAAGAAGACGACCTTTACGCTGACCCTCGACGGCGAGACGCGTGAGTTCGAGGGCATCGGCGTGATGGCGGCCAACTTCGGCATGGCCAATTACCGCATGCCGATCACCACCGACATCGATCCCGCCGACGGTCAGTTCACGGTGGTGCTGCTCAAGGCCGGCAATCTGCTGCGCCTGATTCCCAACCTGATCGACTCGGTGCGCGCCAAGCTGAACCTGGGCGATCCGCTGTTCAGTGGCAACCTGGAAACCGTCTACGCCCGCGAGGTCACCGTGGACGCGGCGGACGCCTTTCCCCTGCAATACGACGGCGAGCTGATGGTGGAAACGACGCCGTTCACCGCCCGCATCCTGCCTGGAGCGGCCCGGTTTATTACGGCGGCCCGGGAGGAGGAGGTCGAGACGTAA
- a CDS encoding alpha/beta fold hydrolase: MTAGRALYLEVNGLSTHAWVRGSGPPLVIVPGLGCASWMYVRVSRELARRRTVYVYDPPGHGYSQGLPHLPDCIEQLTDHLAAWLDVAGLKGAPIFGHSLGGEVAFDLAARYPQHAGALIACAPTGIPENPSVFAQLVRLLLDLPRERLGLLVPGLRAYAHCGVRRMLKLAHDQDHHDTGRLLPKIKVPTLLVDGTSDPVIRLWTLEAIRNAIPAAYVCQIEGGTHALPDVFPRAVARYTLDFLGAVKH; encoded by the coding sequence ATGACTGCTGGACGTGCCCTGTATCTGGAGGTGAACGGACTGTCGACCCACGCCTGGGTGCGGGGAAGTGGGCCACCGCTGGTGATCGTGCCGGGGCTGGGCTGTGCCTCCTGGATGTACGTGCGTGTATCACGCGAGTTGGCCCGTCGCCGAACCGTCTACGTGTATGACCCGCCTGGCCACGGATACAGTCAGGGCCTGCCGCATCTGCCGGACTGCATCGAGCAGCTGACCGATCACCTGGCCGCCTGGCTGGACGTGGCGGGCCTGAAGGGGGCGCCCATCTTCGGACACTCGCTGGGTGGCGAAGTGGCCTTCGATCTGGCGGCGCGTTACCCGCAGCACGCCGGTGCTCTTATTGCCTGCGCTCCCACGGGCATTCCTGAGAACCCCAGTGTCTTTGCCCAGCTGGTCCGTCTGCTACTGGACCTGCCACGCGAGCGTCTGGGCCTCCTGGTGCCGGGCCTGCGGGCCTACGCCCACTGTGGCGTGCGCCGGATGCTCAAGCTGGCCCATGACCAGGACCACCATGACACCGGGCGTCTGCTGCCGAAGATCAAGGTGCCAACGCTGCTGGTCGACGGGACCTCCGATCCAGTCATCCGGTTGTGGACCCTCGAAGCCATCCGCAACGCCATCCCCGCTGCCTATGTCTGTCAAATCGAAGGCGGCACCCACGCCTTGCCCGACGTGTTTCCACGGGCGGTGGCCCGGTACACGCTCGACTTTCTCGGCGCCGTCAAGCATTAG
- the aspS gene encoding aspartate--tRNA ligase: MKRTAMIGHLSPTHAGQTVTLQGWVNRRRDLGGLIFLELRDRSGLIQVQVEPDAPAFAEADRLRAEYVAEIEGTYQLRPESQRKGGAADYEVIASRVRVLNAAKTPPFELEKGAEVAEDIRLKYRYLDLRRPEMQRALMLRSRATAAVTAFLDAEGFVAVETPMLTRSTPEGARDFLVPSRQNPGEFYALPQSPQLFKQLLMIAGFDRYYQLARCFRDEDLRADRQPDFTQLDMEMSFVEQEDVLDLQERLLAHVFKTVLDVDLPLPFPRLSYRDAMDRSGSDKPDLRFGLEFADVTRLFAGGEFAAFASAETVKVLAAPELTRKQIDELERVAKQNGARGLAWAKRNGDGFTGGVSKFLTDQTAALLESTGVQEGGTLLFAAGEWKRAVTALGAVRLGLRDLFALAQAGPQFHVSWVTDFPQLEYDEDSATWTYMHHPFTAPHPDDVALFGTERQGEIRAQAYDLVLNGFEIGGGSIRIHDPAVQEQMFAAIGFSPEEARRQFGFFLDALESGTPPHGGIAWGFDRLIMVMSGASSIREVIAFPKNNRGADLMAQAPSPVSEAQLDEVGLAIKAE; this comes from the coding sequence ATGAAACGCACCGCCATGATCGGCCACCTCTCCCCCACCCACGCCGGGCAAACCGTGACCCTGCAGGGCTGGGTGAACCGCCGCCGCGATCTGGGCGGCCTGATCTTCCTGGAACTGCGTGACCGCAGCGGGCTGATTCAGGTGCAGGTGGAGCCGGACGCCCCCGCCTTCGCCGAGGCGGATCGCCTGCGTGCCGAGTACGTGGCCGAGATCGAGGGCACCTATCAACTGCGCCCCGAGAGCCAGCGCAAGGGCGGCGCCGCCGATTACGAGGTGATCGCCTCGCGCGTGCGGGTGCTGAATGCCGCCAAAACGCCGCCCTTCGAGCTGGAAAAAGGGGCCGAGGTGGCCGAGGACATCCGCCTCAAGTACCGTTATCTGGACCTGCGCCGCCCGGAGATGCAGCGCGCGTTGATGCTGCGCAGCCGGGCGACGGCGGCGGTCACGGCCTTTCTGGACGCCGAGGGCTTCGTGGCGGTGGAAACGCCGATGCTCACCCGGTCCACGCCGGAGGGCGCACGGGATTTCCTGGTGCCCAGCCGCCAGAACCCCGGCGAGTTCTACGCCCTGCCGCAGAGTCCGCAGCTGTTCAAGCAACTGCTGATGATCGCCGGATTTGACCGTTACTACCAGCTGGCCCGCTGTTTCCGCGACGAGGACCTGCGCGCCGACCGTCAGCCGGATTTCACACAGCTCGACATGGAAATGTCCTTTGTGGAGCAGGAAGACGTGCTGGACCTGCAGGAGCGGCTCCTCGCGCACGTCTTCAAGACCGTGCTGGATGTGGACCTGCCTCTTCCCTTCCCACGCCTGAGTTACCGCGACGCGATGGACCGCTCCGGCTCGGACAAGCCTGATCTCCGTTTCGGCCTGGAGTTTGCGGATGTCACCAGGCTGTTCGCGGGCGGTGAATTTGCCGCTTTCGCCAGCGCAGAAACGGTCAAGGTGCTGGCCGCCCCGGAGCTGACCCGCAAGCAGATCGACGAGCTGGAGCGGGTGGCCAAGCAGAACGGCGCCAGGGGGCTGGCGTGGGCCAAACGCAACGGTGACGGCTTCACAGGCGGCGTCAGCAAATTTCTGACCGATCAAACGGCGGCCCTCCTTGAAAGCACGGGCGTGCAGGAGGGCGGCACCCTGCTGTTTGCGGCGGGCGAGTGGAAGCGGGCGGTCACTGCGCTGGGGGCTGTACGCCTGGGTCTGCGCGACCTGTTCGCTCTGGCCCAGGCCGGCCCGCAGTTCCACGTGTCGTGGGTCACCGATTTTCCCCAGCTGGAATACGATGAGGACAGCGCCACGTGGACCTACATGCATCATCCCTTCACGGCTCCTCACCCGGACGACGTGGCCTTGTTCGGCACTGAACGGCAGGGTGAGATTCGCGCCCAGGCTTACGATCTGGTGCTCAATGGGTTCGAGATCGGCGGCGGCAGCATCCGGATTCACGATCCGGCGGTGCAGGAACAGATGTTCGCGGCCATCGGCTTTTCCCCCGAGGAGGCGCGGCGGCAGTTCGGCTTCTTTCTGGACGCCCTGGAGTCCGGCACGCCCCCGCACGGCGGCATCGCCTGGGGCTTTGACCGGCTGATCATGGTGATGTCCGGGGCGAGCAGCATCCGCGAGGTGATCGCCTTTCCCAAGAACAACCGCGGCGCGGATCTGATGGCGCAGGCGCCCTCCCCTGTTTCGGAGGCGCAGTTGGACGAGGTGGGGCTGGCCATAAAGGCAGAATAG
- a CDS encoding alpha/beta fold hydrolase: protein MHYRVLGEGPPMVLVHGLSGSSRWWRRNLRALTRRHRVYALDLSGYGAARRQRALSVRESAALIADWLEAENLQDITLIGHSMGGHICIRVAAGHPQRIENLVLVCASGLLKASAYRTALNLPRALVTGRKRFVPRILTDALLAGPLNLWRNASDLLKDSVQDCLPMITSRTLVVWGERDALVPLPLGELLARSIAGAQLAVIPHAGHVVMVDAPDEFNAAVLTFVDGPQGAG, encoded by the coding sequence ATGCATTATCGCGTCCTGGGAGAGGGGCCGCCGATGGTGCTGGTTCACGGCCTGAGTGGGTCCTCACGCTGGTGGCGCCGAAACCTCCGGGCGCTGACACGGCGTCACCGGGTGTATGCCCTCGACCTGTCGGGCTACGGTGCGGCCCGCCGCCAGCGCGCCCTGTCCGTGCGTGAGAGTGCGGCCCTGATCGCCGACTGGTTAGAGGCCGAGAATCTGCAGGACATCACCCTGATCGGCCACTCGATGGGCGGTCACATCTGCATCCGGGTGGCGGCGGGTCATCCACAGCGCATCGAGAACCTGGTGCTGGTGTGTGCCAGTGGGCTGCTGAAAGCCAGCGCCTACCGCACTGCCCTGAACCTGCCGCGTGCGCTGGTCACCGGGCGCAAGCGCTTTGTGCCGCGCATCCTCACCGACGCGCTGCTGGCCGGACCGCTGAACCTGTGGCGCAACGCCAGCGACCTGCTCAAGGACAGTGTGCAGGATTGCCTGCCCATGATCACTTCCAGAACGCTGGTGGTGTGGGGCGAGCGCGACGCGCTGGTGCCGTTGCCGCTGGGCGAGTTGCTGGCCCGTTCGATTGCGGGGGCACAGCTGGCGGTGATTCCCCACGCCGGGCACGTGGTCATGGTGGACGCGCCGGACGAGTTCAATGCTGCCGTGCTGACGTTCGTCGATGGGCCGCAGGGCGCCGGATGA
- a CDS encoding YbjN domain-containing protein produces the protein MTMETALLTLDTLAKYLKEKEVQLDMEENNGQRFIRMGWRFEMGDAAVLVSVNDGPNNTSRLEVTCVTQKTYTDRRDEVVNMLNDRNRERAFARSIDADGNVWLEYVGFYPTLAEMPQETFDTLFGGVLMHFQDDYATLEGFVPGPQLQQPQA, from the coding sequence ATGACGATGGAAACGGCACTGCTGACCCTGGATACGCTGGCGAAGTACCTGAAGGAAAAGGAAGTCCAGCTCGATATGGAAGAGAACAACGGCCAGCGCTTCATCCGCATGGGCTGGCGCTTCGAGATGGGCGACGCCGCCGTGCTGGTCAGCGTCAATGACGGCCCCAACAACACCTCGCGCCTGGAAGTCACCTGCGTGACCCAGAAGACCTACACGGATCGCCGCGACGAAGTGGTCAACATGCTCAACGACCGCAACCGCGAGCGCGCCTTTGCCCGCAGCATTGACGCCGACGGCAACGTGTGGCTGGAATACGTGGGCTTCTACCCCACCCTGGCCGAAATGCCCCAGGAAACCTTCGACACGCTGTTTGGCGGCGTCCTGATGCACTTCCAGGACGATTACGCCACGCTGGAAGGCTTCGTTCCCGGCCCGCAGTTGCAGCAGCCCCAGGCCTGA